Proteins found in one Flavobacterium channae genomic segment:
- a CDS encoding valine--tRNA ligase, giving the protein MMIPAQFNAKEVEQKWYDYWMKNDYFTSKPDHRTPYTIVIPPPNVTGVLHMGHMLNNTIQDVLIRRARLKGFNACWVPGTDHASIATEAKVVAKLKEEGINKNDLTREEFLKHAWDWTEKYGGTILEQLKQLGCSCDWSRTKFTMDDDMSASVIKSFVDLYNKGMIYRGYRMVNWDPEAKTTLSDEEVIFEERQGKLYFLKYKIEGSEDFLTVATTRPETIFGDTAICINPNDERFTHLKGKKAIVPICGRVVPIIEDEYVDVEFGTGCLKVTPAHDTNDKVLGDKHNLEIIDIFNEDASLNSFGLHYQGKDRFVVREEIAKELETIGALAKTETHLNKVGTSERTKAVIEPRLSDQWFLKMEELVKPAIKAVLESDEIKLYPSRFNNTYAHWLNNIRDWNISRQLWWGQQIPAYYYGDGKEDFVVAESKEEALALAQAKTNNSQLTANDLTQDADALDTWFSSWLWPMAVFGGVLNPESEDFKYYYPTNDLVTGPDILFFWVARMIIAGYEYAGEKPFSNVYLTGLVRDKQGRKMSKSLGNSPEPLGLIEKFGADGVRVGLLLSASAGNDILFDEELCNQGKGFSNKIWNAFKLIKGWEVADIAQPEASKVAIEWYEAKLQQTLAEIEDNFSKYRLSDALMAIYKLVWDDFCSWFLEMIKPGYQQPIDRATFDKAIEMLENNLKLLHPFMPFLTEEIWHHIAERTPEQALIVSEWAVMKSYDEKLITDFDFATEVISGIRTIRKDKNIPFKDTIELKVVNNEKASTYFDTVIMKLGNVVDLVYVQEKVDGALSYRVKSNEYFIPITGNIDVEAEVAKLTEELKYTQGFLRSVQGKLSNEKFVSGAPEQVIANERKKEADALAKIATLEQSIASLK; this is encoded by the coding sequence ATAATGATTCCTGCACAATTCAACGCAAAAGAAGTAGAACAGAAATGGTATGATTACTGGATGAAAAATGATTATTTCACCTCTAAGCCAGACCATAGAACGCCTTATACCATTGTAATTCCGCCACCAAATGTTACCGGAGTTTTACACATGGGACATATGTTGAATAATACCATTCAAGATGTATTAATTCGTCGTGCGCGTTTAAAAGGCTTCAACGCTTGTTGGGTGCCAGGAACAGACCATGCCTCAATTGCAACCGAAGCGAAAGTAGTAGCGAAGTTAAAAGAAGAAGGCATCAATAAAAACGATTTAACTCGTGAAGAATTCCTAAAACACGCTTGGGATTGGACCGAAAAATACGGTGGAACCATCTTAGAACAATTAAAACAATTAGGTTGTTCTTGCGATTGGAGTCGTACAAAATTTACAATGGATGACGATATGTCTGCTTCTGTAATTAAATCGTTTGTAGATTTATATAACAAAGGAATGATTTATCGCGGTTACCGCATGGTAAACTGGGATCCAGAAGCAAAAACAACATTGTCTGATGAGGAAGTTATCTTCGAAGAACGTCAAGGGAAGTTATATTTCTTAAAATATAAAATTGAAGGTTCTGAAGATTTCTTAACGGTTGCCACTACACGCCCTGAAACTATTTTTGGAGATACTGCAATCTGTATCAATCCAAATGATGAACGTTTTACACATTTAAAAGGGAAGAAAGCTATTGTTCCTATTTGTGGTAGAGTAGTGCCAATTATCGAAGACGAATATGTAGATGTAGAATTTGGTACAGGATGTTTAAAAGTAACGCCTGCTCATGATACAAACGATAAAGTTTTAGGTGATAAACACAATTTAGAAATCATCGATATTTTTAATGAAGATGCTTCTTTAAATTCTTTCGGGTTACACTATCAAGGAAAAGATAGATTTGTTGTTCGTGAAGAAATTGCTAAAGAACTAGAAACTATTGGAGCTTTAGCAAAAACAGAAACGCATTTAAATAAAGTAGGAACTTCTGAAAGAACAAAAGCGGTAATCGAACCAAGATTATCTGATCAATGGTTCTTAAAAATGGAAGAATTAGTTAAACCAGCTATCAAAGCCGTTTTAGAATCAGACGAAATCAAATTATATCCAAGTCGTTTTAACAATACCTATGCGCATTGGTTAAACAACATTCGCGATTGGAACATTTCCCGTCAATTATGGTGGGGACAACAAATTCCGGCTTACTATTATGGTGATGGAAAAGAAGATTTTGTTGTTGCTGAATCAAAAGAAGAAGCTTTAGCTTTAGCGCAAGCAAAAACAAACAATAGTCAATTAACTGCAAATGACTTAACACAAGATGCTGATGCTTTAGACACATGGTTTTCATCATGGTTATGGCCAATGGCTGTTTTTGGAGGCGTTTTAAATCCTGAAAGTGAAGATTTTAAATATTATTATCCAACGAACGATTTAGTTACGGGTCCAGATATTTTATTCTTCTGGGTAGCGCGTATGATTATTGCAGGTTATGAATATGCAGGCGAAAAACCATTCTCAAATGTATATTTGACAGGATTAGTACGTGATAAGCAAGGTCGTAAAATGTCGAAATCTTTAGGAAATTCTCCTGAACCATTGGGACTAATTGAAAAATTTGGTGCCGATGGTGTTCGTGTTGGATTATTACTAAGTGCTTCGGCAGGAAACGATATTTTATTCGACGAAGAATTATGCAACCAAGGAAAAGGTTTCTCTAACAAAATTTGGAATGCTTTCAAACTGATAAAAGGTTGGGAAGTTGCCGATATTGCACAACCAGAAGCATCTAAAGTTGCTATTGAATGGTACGAAGCGAAGTTGCAACAAACCTTAGCTGAAATCGAAGATAACTTTAGTAAATACAGATTGTCAGATGCTTTAATGGCAATTTACAAATTGGTTTGGGACGATTTCTGTTCGTGGTTCTTAGAAATGATCAAACCAGGATATCAACAACCTATAGATCGTGCTACGTTTGATAAAGCAATTGAAATGTTAGAAAATAACTTGAAATTGTTACATCCGTTTATGCCATTCTTAACAGAAGAAATTTGGCATCACATTGCTGAGAGAACGCCAGAGCAAGCGTTAATAGTTTCTGAATGGGCAGTAATGAAATCGTATGACGAAAAATTAATTACCGATTTTGATTTTGCTACCGAAGTTATTTCTGGAATTAGAACAATTAGAAAAGATAAAAACATTCCGTTTAAAGATACTATTGAGTTGAAAGTGGTGAACAATGAAAAAGCTTCTACATATTTTGATACGGTAATTATGAAATTAGGTAATGTTGTAGATTTAGTTTACGTTCAAGAAAAAGTAGATGGCGCATTATCATATCGTGTAAAATCTAACGAATATTTTATCCCAATTACGGGTAATATTGATGTTGAAGCCGAAGTTGCTAAATTAACCGAAGAGTTAAAATATACGCAAGGTTTCTTACGCTCGGTGCAAGGGAAATTGTCTAACGAAAAATTTGTTAGCGGTGCACCAGAACAAGTAATTGCAAACGAACGCAAAAAAGAAGCCGATGCTTTAGCTAAAATTGCTACTTTAGAACAAAGTATTGCAAGTTTAAAATAG
- a CDS encoding carboxypeptidase-like regulatory domain-containing protein: MKKILAIIILFISNFSFCQLRAVIIDSETKSVIPYVNIWIENENIGTTSNEKGEFSIDITSGKFLILSSLGYEKKRIEISSISEKIVLSPKITELNEVIISSTKKQKEIVIGKFNDLDVGYYYASFDKPEIKARYFPFDSSYSKTPYLNKLKFRIYSNIKNAKFNVRIYSIGENGEPKHPIYNKNIIGIVKKGTENIELDLSELDIMFPKNGVFISYEWLIIPENVFKPSFPIKDSKKRIEKIMYEPKVGLLPSETDENSWTYKNGKWEKVKAFDTKTNHPKEYINKFGLLAIEMTLTN; encoded by the coding sequence ATGAAAAAAATACTTGCAATCATAATCCTATTTATTTCAAATTTTAGTTTTTGCCAATTAAGAGCAGTAATTATTGACAGTGAAACGAAATCGGTTATACCTTATGTAAATATTTGGATTGAAAATGAAAACATTGGAACAACTTCTAATGAAAAAGGCGAATTTTCAATAGATATTACTAGTGGTAAATTTTTAATATTATCAAGTTTAGGATACGAAAAAAAGAGAATTGAAATATCGTCAATTTCAGAAAAAATAGTTCTAAGTCCTAAAATAACAGAATTGAATGAAGTCATAATTAGTTCAACAAAAAAACAAAAAGAAATCGTAATTGGGAAATTTAATGATTTGGATGTTGGTTATTATTATGCCTCTTTTGACAAACCCGAAATAAAAGCAAGATATTTTCCATTTGACTCAAGTTACTCAAAAACACCTTATCTTAATAAATTAAAATTTAGGATTTACAGTAACATTAAAAATGCAAAATTTAATGTTAGAATTTACTCTATAGGAGAAAATGGAGAACCAAAACATCCTATTTACAATAAAAACATTATTGGAATTGTAAAAAAAGGAACGGAAAATATCGAGCTGGATTTGTCGGAATTAGATATTATGTTCCCAAAAAACGGAGTTTTTATTAGTTATGAGTGGTTAATTATACCAGAAAATGTATTCAAACCTTCATTTCCAATAAAAGATTCTAAAAAGCGAATAGAAAAAATAATGTACGAACCTAAAGTTGGATTATTACCGAGTGAAACAGACGAGAATAGCTGGACTTATAAAAATGGGAAATGGGAAAAAGTTAAGGCTTTTGATACGAAAACCAATCACCCAAAAGAATACATAAATAAATTTGGACTTTTAGCAATAGAAATGACATTAACAAATTGA
- a CDS encoding HPF/RaiA family ribosome-associated protein, with protein MLVQINTDKNIEGSSRFNDFFTEEINNTLERFDAIVTRVEVHISDENGSKPGTNDKKCVIEARVEKKQPLVVTAFADTTEKVFFAALEKIERALDATLEKIKEH; from the coding sequence ATGTTAGTTCAAATAAACACCGATAAAAATATTGAAGGAAGCAGCCGTTTCAATGACTTTTTTACTGAAGAAATAAACAACACCTTAGAGCGTTTTGATGCTATAGTAACAAGAGTTGAAGTTCATATAAGTGATGAAAACGGAAGTAAACCAGGAACAAACGATAAAAAGTGTGTAATTGAAGCTCGAGTTGAAAAAAAACAACCACTAGTTGTAACCGCTTTTGCAGACACAACAGAAAAAGTATTTTTTGCCGCTCTTGAAAAAATAGAACGTGCTTTAGATGCAACATTAGAAAAAATTAAAGAACATTAA
- the meaB gene encoding methylmalonyl Co-A mutase-associated GTPase MeaB: MFYIPTFFVFLHKAKFLLKTPNKKSALSEIHGVEQPETLSNVVASQIQQFRRKQPSAEELISGIVKGDKTALSRAITLVESTNPDHLSKANEVIKGCLPHANNSVRIGITGVPGVGKSTFIEAFGKYLTSIGKKVAVLAVDPSSSISHGSILGDKTRMEELVKDENAYIRPSASGDTLGGVARKTRETIILCEACGFDTIIIETVGVGQSETAVHSMVDFFLLLKIAGAGDELQGIKRGIMEMADTIVINKADGDNVAKAKLAKTEFNRALHLFPAKSSGWIPKVTTCSAFEKSGIDGIWEIISEYFEMVKANHYFEEKRQNQNQFWMMETINEQLKNHFYNHPDIMQLLEENKKAVQNNEVSPFAAAMHLLEQYFNEE; encoded by the coding sequence ATGTTTTATATTCCTACATTTTTTGTATTTTTACACAAAGCAAAATTCCTTTTGAAAACACCAAATAAAAAATCGGCTCTTTCTGAAATTCACGGTGTAGAACAACCTGAAACATTGAGTAATGTTGTGGCTTCTCAAATTCAACAATTCAGAAGAAAACAACCTTCGGCAGAAGAATTGATTTCTGGAATTGTTAAAGGAGATAAAACGGCTTTAAGTCGTGCTATTACTTTGGTTGAAAGTACGAATCCTGATCATTTATCAAAAGCGAACGAAGTAATCAAAGGTTGTTTACCACATGCAAATAATTCGGTTCGAATTGGGATTACAGGCGTTCCAGGTGTAGGAAAAAGTACTTTTATTGAAGCTTTTGGAAAATACCTAACTTCAATTGGTAAAAAAGTTGCGGTTTTGGCGGTTGACCCAAGTTCGTCTATTAGTCATGGAAGTATTTTGGGTGATAAAACCCGGATGGAAGAATTGGTAAAAGATGAAAACGCCTATATTCGACCAAGTGCTTCGGGAGATACATTAGGTGGCGTTGCTAGAAAAACGCGAGAAACTATTATTTTGTGTGAAGCTTGTGGATTTGATACAATTATCATTGAAACGGTTGGAGTAGGGCAAAGTGAAACAGCTGTGCACAGTATGGTTGATTTCTTTTTGTTATTGAAAATTGCTGGTGCTGGTGATGAATTACAAGGTATCAAACGCGGTATTATGGAAATGGCGGATACTATCGTAATTAATAAAGCGGATGGCGATAATGTTGCAAAAGCCAAGTTAGCAAAAACTGAATTCAATAGAGCATTGCATTTATTTCCAGCTAAATCTTCTGGTTGGATTCCAAAAGTAACCACTTGTAGTGCTTTTGAAAAATCAGGAATTGATGGCATTTGGGAAATTATTTCGGAATATTTTGAAATGGTGAAAGCCAATCACTATTTTGAAGAAAAGCGTCAAAATCAAAACCAATTTTGGATGATGGAAACCATTAATGAACAATTGAAAAATCATTTTTATAATCACCCGGATATCATGCAACTCTTAGAAGAAAACAAAAAAGCCGTGCAAAATAATGAAGTATCACCTTTTGCAGCGGCTATGCATTTGTTGGAACAGTATTTTAATGAAGAGTGA
- a CDS encoding FAD-binding oxidoreductase, with translation MNPEILLALENIVGSAYIFTDEATRKTYGHDETEDLSFPPHVVVKPANTEEVAHILKISNTYKIPTTPIGARTGLSGGALSIYGGIAISMERFNQIIEIDEQNLQVTTEPGVITQVLREAVAEKGLFYPVDPSSMGSCFIGGNIAENSGGARALKYGVTKDYVLNLEVVLPTGDIIWTGANTLKNSTGYNLTQLMVGSEGTLGIVTKIVLKLLPQNKHNVLLLVPFYKAEQACEAVSAIFRAGIVPSALEFMERDAIDWSLKFVDGLNVEVKDNVQAHLLIEVDGNYPEILMQEAEQILAVVEQFEIDEVLFADTDDQKNALWKMRRSVAEAVKTNSIYKEEDTVVPRYELPKLLKGIKEIGAKYGFQSVCYGHAGDGNLHINIIKGNMTDDNWKTEVPKGIREIFELTVSLKGTLSGEHGIGLVQKNYMDIAFSKVHLELMERIKAIFDPNNVLNPGKIFPDGE, from the coding sequence ATGAATCCTGAAATATTACTTGCGTTAGAAAACATTGTTGGTTCGGCTTATATCTTTACTGATGAAGCTACTCGAAAAACGTATGGTCACGATGAAACGGAAGATTTGAGTTTTCCGCCTCATGTTGTGGTGAAACCTGCTAATACTGAAGAAGTAGCCCATATTTTAAAAATTTCAAACACTTATAAAATTCCAACAACTCCAATTGGAGCTCGAACTGGTTTGAGTGGTGGCGCTTTATCGATTTATGGTGGCATTGCGATTTCAATGGAACGCTTCAATCAAATTATTGAAATTGATGAACAAAATTTACAAGTTACTACCGAACCAGGTGTAATCACACAAGTTTTACGAGAAGCTGTGGCTGAAAAAGGCTTGTTCTATCCCGTAGATCCAAGCAGTATGGGAAGTTGTTTTATTGGTGGCAATATCGCAGAAAATTCAGGTGGCGCAAGAGCTTTGAAATATGGTGTTACCAAAGATTATGTCTTAAATTTAGAAGTGGTTTTACCAACAGGTGATATCATTTGGACAGGTGCTAATACCTTGAAAAATTCGACTGGTTATAATTTAACGCAATTAATGGTGGGTAGCGAAGGAACATTAGGAATTGTTACTAAAATTGTATTGAAATTATTACCTCAAAACAAACATAACGTTTTGCTTTTAGTTCCGTTTTACAAAGCCGAACAAGCCTGTGAAGCAGTTTCGGCCATATTTAGAGCCGGAATTGTACCAAGTGCGTTAGAGTTCATGGAACGTGATGCTATTGATTGGTCTTTGAAATTTGTAGATGGATTGAATGTAGAGGTAAAAGACAATGTTCAAGCGCATTTATTAATTGAAGTGGATGGTAATTATCCGGAAATTTTAATGCAAGAAGCCGAACAAATTTTAGCTGTTGTAGAACAATTTGAAATTGACGAAGTATTATTTGCCGACACAGATGACCAAAAAAATGCACTTTGGAAAATGCGTCGTTCAGTAGCGGAAGCCGTGAAAACAAATTCGATTTATAAAGAAGAAGATACGGTTGTTCCAAGATATGAATTACCTAAATTATTAAAAGGCATTAAAGAAATTGGTGCAAAATATGGTTTTCAATCGGTGTGTTATGGACACGCTGGCGATGGTAATTTACACATCAACATCATCAAAGGCAATATGACCGATGATAATTGGAAAACAGAAGTTCCTAAAGGAATTCGTGAAATTTTTGAATTGACGGTTAGTTTAAAAGGAACACTCTCTGGCGAACACGGTATTGGCTTGGTTCAAAAAAACTACATGGATATTGCGTTTTCAAAAGTACATTTGGAACTTATGGAACGCATTAAAGCCATTTTTGATCCAAATAATGTATTGAATCCTGGAAAGATTTTCCCTGATGGAGAATAA
- a CDS encoding DUF1573 domain-containing protein, with amino-acid sequence MKKLLVYLTVLIGISSFAQSGAKIEFKEETINYGEVEKGKDDGIRVFEFTNTGDEPLIIKNAKSSCGCTVPEWPKEPIAPGAKSQIKVQYNMNPGPISKTITIETNAINKPNGMVPLRIKGTVIVKEEVSPLVKKKTFPNS; translated from the coding sequence ATGAAAAAATTACTTGTTTATTTAACTGTATTAATCGGAATATCTTCCTTTGCTCAATCTGGCGCAAAGATTGAATTTAAAGAGGAAACCATAAATTATGGAGAAGTAGAAAAAGGAAAGGATGATGGTATTAGAGTTTTCGAATTTACAAACACTGGTGATGAGCCTTTAATTATTAAAAACGCAAAATCAAGTTGCGGTTGTACTGTTCCAGAATGGCCAAAAGAACCAATTGCTCCAGGTGCTAAAAGCCAAATCAAAGTACAATACAACATGAACCCAGGACCGATAAGTAAAACAATTACTATTGAAACTAATGCAATTAACAAACCTAACGGAATGGTGCCATTACGAATCAAAGGAACTGTAATTGTTAAAGAAGAAGTTAGTCCTCTGGTAAAAAAGAAAACATTTCCAAATTCATAA
- a CDS encoding AEC family transporter, with product MENILLLFLCLLIGIGLQRVPQIPKNAYQSLNQYVIYVSLPALALYYIPKITISLALLYPLGIAWLGFGLSFVFFYTIGSYFKWSKKLIGCLILTGGLSNTSFVGFPIIEALYGADGLKTAIIVDQPGSFVVVTTLGILVAASFSRGNLSTSEILLKIVKFPPFIAFSIALFCTIFTLEFPEALQNSFLRIGNTVTPVALVAVGLQLKIDIRSKHWSFLTLGLFFKLFIMPTFFFLLYKVLLDGKGLEIDVSIMESAMAPMITGAILASNYGLKPKLSSMMIGIGIPLSLFTVAFWYYVLSSF from the coding sequence ATGGAAAACATTTTACTTTTATTTTTGTGTTTATTAATCGGAATTGGGCTTCAAAGAGTACCACAAATTCCTAAAAACGCCTATCAAAGTTTAAATCAATACGTGATTTATGTTTCGCTACCTGCATTAGCATTATATTATATTCCTAAAATAACCATTTCTCTTGCTTTGCTTTACCCGTTAGGAATTGCTTGGTTAGGTTTTGGATTATCATTTGTGTTTTTTTATACAATTGGAAGTTATTTCAAATGGTCAAAAAAACTTATTGGTTGTTTGATTTTAACTGGAGGATTAAGTAATACTTCATTTGTAGGGTTTCCCATTATCGAAGCTTTATATGGTGCAGATGGATTAAAAACCGCTATCATTGTTGATCAACCAGGTTCATTCGTAGTCGTAACCACTTTAGGAATTTTAGTCGCAGCTAGTTTTTCAAGAGGCAATTTAAGTACTTCTGAAATACTATTAAAAATTGTAAAATTTCCGCCATTTATTGCTTTTTCAATTGCGCTTTTCTGTACAATATTTACATTGGAATTTCCTGAAGCATTGCAAAACTCTTTCTTACGAATTGGAAACACCGTAACTCCAGTTGCTTTGGTAGCCGTTGGATTACAGCTAAAAATAGATATCCGAAGTAAACATTGGTCTTTTTTAACTTTAGGGCTATTCTTCAAACTCTTCATAATGCCCACATTTTTTTTCCTACTCTACAAAGTATTACTTGATGGAAAAGGATTGGAAATCGATGTTTCAATTATGGAATCTGCAATGGCACCCATGATTACTGGTGCAATTTTAGCCTCAAACTACGGTTTAAAACCAAAATTAAGTAGTATGATGATTGGAATAGGAATTCCATTATCGCTGTTTACAGTGGCTTTTTGGTATTATGTTTTGAGTAGTTTTTAA
- a CDS encoding PDZ domain-containing protein: MTKLFFLRILIFFTFFSFAQDSIVWKSKRDIIKIPFELSHNLMIVDVVFNGVKLKMIADTGASKSIVFSLPENDSLEVKEANLISISGAGISEKVEGYLSKKNTLQIHGFQDNNFEAIFVFNHDISLVNKLGIPINGILGSSFFKKYLVEIDYERKKIFLHKSKQKKLKKIANDYVESTIEINKSRPYIFLKTKLENEIDDLKLLFDTGLGDGLWLFENDKIKSNSIFFIDYLGKGLSGDIFGKKSRVEEVTLENNVLKGVLVSYPDINYFDKTMIVDKRNGSLGGEVIKRFNWILDYENQKVYFRKNTLFDKPFNYNMAGIEVQHSGFHVISEKMENAFSTNVINLDNRGVDYSSERFIFELKPNFEIYSVRKDSPGDKAGLLIGDKIIEINNRPAHKLSIQSITDLFQSEEGKPITIVVEREGKILTFKFNLEKVL; encoded by the coding sequence ATGACAAAATTATTCTTCTTGAGAATATTAATTTTCTTTACTTTTTTTTCGTTTGCTCAAGATTCAATTGTTTGGAAGTCAAAAAGAGATATAATTAAAATTCCTTTTGAACTTTCTCACAATCTGATGATAGTAGATGTTGTTTTTAATGGAGTGAAATTGAAAATGATTGCCGATACTGGAGCGTCTAAAAGTATTGTTTTTAGTTTACCAGAAAATGATTCTTTAGAAGTTAAAGAAGCGAATTTAATATCTATTTCAGGTGCTGGAATCAGTGAAAAAGTTGAAGGCTATTTGTCTAAAAAAAATACACTTCAAATTCATGGATTTCAAGACAATAACTTTGAAGCAATATTTGTATTTAATCACGATATTAGTTTGGTAAATAAATTAGGTATTCCGATTAACGGAATTTTGGGAAGTTCTTTTTTTAAAAAGTATTTGGTCGAAATTGATTATGAGAGAAAGAAGATATTCTTGCATAAATCAAAGCAAAAAAAGCTTAAAAAAATAGCCAATGATTATGTGGAATCAACAATTGAAATTAATAAATCAAGACCTTATATATTTTTAAAAACCAAGCTTGAGAATGAGATAGATGATTTAAAACTTTTGTTTGATACTGGCTTAGGAGATGGATTATGGTTGTTTGAAAACGATAAAATTAAAAGTAATTCCATCTTTTTTATTGATTATTTAGGGAAAGGTCTTTCAGGTGATATTTTTGGAAAAAAGTCTAGGGTAGAAGAAGTAACTTTAGAAAATAATGTTCTTAAAGGAGTTTTAGTTTCATATCCTGATATTAATTATTTCGATAAGACGATGATTGTTGATAAGCGAAACGGATCTCTTGGAGGTGAAGTAATTAAAAGATTCAACTGGATTTTAGATTATGAAAACCAAAAGGTATATTTTAGAAAAAACACACTTTTTGATAAACCTTTTAATTACAACATGGCCGGAATTGAAGTGCAACATAGTGGATTTCATGTTATAAGTGAAAAAATGGAGAATGCGTTTTCAACAAATGTTATTAATTTGGACAACAGAGGTGTTGATTATTCTTCTGAGAGATTTATTTTCGAATTAAAACCAAATTTTGAAATTTATTCGGTAAGAAAAGATTCTCCAGGCGATAAGGCAGGACTTCTAATAGGTGATAAAATAATTGAAATTAACAATAGACCAGCTCATAAACTTTCTATCCAAAGTATAACCGACTTGTTTCAATCAGAAGAAGGTAAACCAATAACAATAGTTGTTGAACGAGAAGGTAAAATACTAACGTTCAAATTTAATTTAGAAAAAGTACTATAA
- a CDS encoding MATE family efflux transporter, with translation MIFSEYTKEFSYNLKLAYPIILGMLGHTIVGIVDNIMVGKLGPTELAAVSLGNSFVFIAMSLGIGFSTAITPLVAESDGKNDVAGGRSAFHHGLYLCTILGVALFTLIFFAKPLIAFMGQPEAVVQMAKPYLDIVGFSLIPLIMYQAYKQFADGLSETKYSMWATIIGNITNVVINYFLIYGIWIFPKMGIIGAAIGTIASRFVMLGFMHYMMNLKPKFHPYFKGFSFKEIKKEVNSKIIKLGSPSAMQMFFEVALFTGAIWLSGMIGTTSQAANQIALSLASLTFMFAMGLSVTAMIRIGNQKGLGDYVKLRKVAISIFLLTIIIEVVFALLFVALHSVLPYIFVDINDVENLTKNLEVIAISANLLLVAAIFQISDGLQVVVLGALRGLQDAKIPMYITFIAYWVIGFPISIYLGLETELKAVGVWIGLLSGLTAAALFLYIRFNYLTKKLVQGQTQEQVQLQ, from the coding sequence ATGATTTTTTCAGAATACACTAAAGAGTTTTCATATAATTTAAAATTGGCTTACCCGATTATTTTGGGTATGCTTGGTCATACTATTGTTGGAATTGTTGACAATATTATGGTTGGGAAATTAGGACCTACAGAATTAGCTGCAGTTTCATTAGGAAATAGTTTTGTTTTTATTGCCATGTCATTAGGAATTGGCTTTTCTACAGCTATTACACCTTTAGTAGCAGAATCTGATGGAAAAAATGATGTAGCTGGTGGTCGTTCTGCTTTTCATCATGGATTGTACTTATGTACAATTTTAGGTGTAGCGTTATTTACATTAATCTTTTTTGCAAAACCATTAATTGCTTTTATGGGACAACCCGAAGCTGTAGTGCAAATGGCAAAACCGTATTTAGATATCGTTGGTTTTTCGTTGATTCCGTTAATTATGTACCAAGCGTACAAACAATTTGCGGATGGTTTAAGCGAAACTAAATATTCGATGTGGGCAACCATTATTGGAAATATTACCAATGTAGTTATCAATTATTTCTTAATTTATGGTATTTGGATTTTTCCAAAAATGGGAATTATTGGAGCTGCAATAGGAACAATTGCTTCGCGTTTTGTTATGCTTGGTTTTATGCATTATATGATGAATTTAAAACCAAAATTTCATCCCTATTTTAAAGGTTTTAGCTTTAAAGAAATTAAGAAAGAAGTCAATTCAAAAATCATAAAATTAGGTTCGCCTTCTGCTATGCAAATGTTTTTTGAAGTAGCATTGTTTACAGGTGCAATTTGGCTTTCTGGAATGATTGGAACAACGAGTCAAGCGGCTAATCAAATTGCGCTAAGCCTAGCTTCTCTAACTTTTATGTTTGCTATGGGATTAAGCGTTACAGCAATGATTCGAATTGGTAATCAAAAAGGATTAGGAGATTATGTAAAACTTCGAAAAGTAGCTATTTCGATTTTTCTATTAACAATTATAATTGAAGTCGTTTTTGCATTATTATTTGTTGCGCTTCATAGTGTTTTACCATACATCTTTGTTGATATTAATGATGTAGAAAACCTAACCAAAAACCTTGAAGTAATTGCTATTTCAGCCAATTTACTTTTGGTTGCAGCTATTTTTCAAATTTCCGATGGATTACAAGTAGTAGTTTTAGGAGCACTTCGTGGTTTACAAGATGCAAAAATTCCGATGTATATTACCTTTATCGCTTATTGGGTGATTGGTTTTCCTATTTCTATTTATTTGGGATTAGAAACTGAATTAAAAGCAGTAGGCGTTTGGATTGGGCTTTTATCCGGATTAACAGCTGCCGCATTATTTTTGTATATTCGCTTTAATTATTTGACTAAAAAACTAGTTCAAGGACAAACTCAAGAACAAGTTCAATTACAATAA
- a CDS encoding helix-turn-helix domain-containing protein: MPIVVNLDVMMAKRKMSLNELSEKVEITLVNLSILKTGKARAIRFSTLLAICKVLDCQPGDLLEYLDDNNQELFNIN, encoded by the coding sequence ATGCCTATAGTAGTCAACCTAGATGTTATGATGGCCAAACGTAAAATGTCTTTAAACGAGTTATCCGAAAAAGTGGAAATTACGTTGGTAAACTTATCGATTCTTAAAACCGGAAAAGCAAGAGCAATACGATTTAGCACTTTACTTGCAATTTGCAAAGTATTGGATTGTCAGCCGGGTGATCTTTTAGAATATTTAGACGATAACAATCAGGAGTTATTTAACATAAATTAA